AACTCTCAACTCTTCTTGTTGTCGCACTCAGGATTCTTATCGTAACTCCTTTTATATCAATCTGTTCTCCCGGTTTCCCGATGTGACCAAGATACTCGGCCAGCAGTCCGGACAACGTCGCATAGTCTCCATCAGGAGGCCTCCAGCCAGTCGCTTCAGCAATATCAGAGAGGTCAGCCAGAGCTGAAATCAGGAATTTTCCTTCCGCAAGTCTCTTAATTGTCCCGGATTTTGAGGATTCTTCAGTCTCACGGATAGGTCCCACAAGTTCACGAAATAGATCCTTAATGGTGACAATTCCATCTGTACCGCCATGCTCGTCAACGACGATTGCGGCTGATAGACGCTGAGTCTTGAACTGCTCAAGTAGTTCGACCAGCAATTTGGATTCAGGCACAAAAGCCGCAGGCCGGAGATAACTTCTGAGGGAGTCCCTGGGTTCAAGAAAGTCCTTTGAATGAAGAAATCCTATGATGTTATCGATAGACTCATCATAGACCGGCAATACGCCATGTTTCCGCTCTGCAAATAGACTTAATGCTTCCTGCAGTGATCCTGTGGCAGGTAATGCAATAAGTGCGGGGCGTGGTGTCATGATGTCTCGGGCACGTACCTCGCGCGCATGCAGGTAGCGGTCGAGAATCTCCGACTCCTTATCCGTGACAGTGCCTTCTCTGCTCGCACGAGACAAGACTGAGTCGATTTCTCGTCGAAACAGGACGTCGTACGCGTGTTCCGCACGTTCAGCAGATCCGGATCGACTTCGCAGCAGCTTTTCCAACGGAAGAATCAATACCCTGACGGGGAGAAAAAGCCAATAGAATAGGAACAGTGGCAAGGACAGGTACCTTACGAACGGATTCGCGAACGCAAGTCCCAGTGTTTTCGGTATAACTTCTCCAAAAACCAAGACCACAAACGGCGAGACTGCGACTATCCAGACTTCAGAAACTCCCTCACGCTCTGACCAGATCACAAGCAGCGACGAATAGGCCACCATGACCGCGTTATTACCAACGAGTGAAGTAAAGAGGTAACGTTCCGGTACCCTTGATAGAAACTCTGAGAATCGAACACCGAATTTACGTGCCTTCTTCCAACTCCCTATGATAATCGCATCGAATGTCGTGAATGCAATCTCGATGGCCGAAAAATAGGCGCTCAAACCAAGTGACAAGAGAACAAGTATCAGGAGATCCACGAGGAGCCTGCCCGGCCTATCAACTTCCCTGAAGATTGCTCATGCAAGACGGAAATGAACTCATCAGCCTGTTTCCTTCGCAGTCTGACTCGAAGCTTCTTTCCATTTCCGTCCGGGTCATGTTCGACGAACGCAAAGAATTTCATAGCAAGCTGATAGACGAGTTTCTGTAATTCATAATCAGCTTCGACTTCAACAGAAATACCCGTTTTCTTCAGCACACGCGGTGCCGCATCAAGCGCGAGCGAAGCGCACTCACTATAGGCTCTTACCAGGCCACCGGTGCCAAGCTTCGTTCCTCCAAACCACCTAGTCACAATCACGCCACAGTTTTCGAGGTTGTGTCGTCGGATTTCAAGAAGTATTGGCTGACCGGCGGTACCTTTAGGCTCTCCTGCATCGCTTTGCATCTGAATTAGATTCTGGTCCTTCCGCTCTATACTCGCCCAGCAGTGGTGAGAAGCATCATGATAGAGCTTCTTTACCGCTTCAAGTGCAACGTTAATGTTGACCTCATCGTCGAGCGGGAACGCCCTGCCGATGAAGCGGGAGCCCAGCACCCTCGTTTGCGCGGTGCCGGGCCCCGAAAGAGTCCAGAAATCTTCGGACAGCATTTGACGAAATGTTTAGGCTTTTCGATGCATCAGTGTGGCCTGCGCAGCAGCGAGTCTTGCAATGGGAACACGAAATGGGCTGCATGAAACGTAATCCAATCCGGCACTATCAAAGAAGATCACAGAAGATGGTTCACCGCCGTGCTCTCCGCAAATGCCGACCTTCAAGTTTGGCCGCGTTTGTCGACCACGTGAGGTTCCCATTTCGACAAGCTGACCAACTCCGGACTGATCAAGTGTTTCAAATGGGTCAGCTGGCAACAATTGCGACTGCACATAGTAGGGCAGGAATCTGCCCGAGTCATCTCTTGAAAGTCCCATGCAAGTTTGTGTAAGGTCATTCGTGCCAAAACTGAAGAACTCAGCCTGCTGAGCAATTTGATCCGCGCAAAGGGCAGCACGTGGAAGCTCAATCATGGTCCCGACTAGGTAGTCTATCTTCACGTCCGCGGCAGCAAAAACTTCTTCAGCAACACGGTGAATAACGTCTGACTGTGACTTCAGTTCACCGGGAGTCATAACCAAGGGTACCATTACTTCCGGCTTGACTTCGATTCCCTCCTTTTTCACTTGTACAGCAGCAG
This sequence is a window from bacterium. Protein-coding genes within it:
- a CDS encoding HlyC/CorC family transporter is translated as MDLLILVLLSLGLSAYFSAIEIAFTTFDAIIIGSWKKARKFGVRFSEFLSRVPERYLFTSLVGNNAVMVAYSSLLVIWSEREGVSEVWIVAVSPFVVLVFGEVIPKTLGLAFANPFVRYLSLPLFLFYWLFLPVRVLILPLEKLLRSRSGSAERAEHAYDVLFRREIDSVLSRASREGTVTDKESEILDRYLHAREVRARDIMTPRPALIALPATGSLQEALSLFAERKHGVLPVYDESIDNIIGFLHSKDFLEPRDSLRSYLRPAAFVPESKLLVELLEQFKTQRLSAAIVVDEHGGTDGIVTIKDLFRELVGPIRETEESSKSGTIKRLAEGKFLISALADLSDIAEATGWRPPDGDYATLSGLLAEYLGHIGKPGEQIDIKGVTIRILSATTRRVESCLVRIPDDFREES
- a CDS encoding YigZ family protein codes for the protein MLSEDFWTLSGPGTAQTRVLGSRFIGRAFPLDDEVNINVALEAVKKLYHDASHHCWASIERKDQNLIQMQSDAGEPKGTAGQPILLEIRRHNLENCGVIVTRWFGGTKLGTGGLVRAYSECASLALDAAPRVLKKTGISVEVEADYELQKLVYQLAMKFFAFVEHDPDGNGKKLRVRLRRKQADEFISVLHEQSSGKLIGRAGSSWIS